From Phycisphaerae bacterium, the proteins below share one genomic window:
- a CDS encoding BatA and WFA domain-containing protein produces the protein MSFLNPWAIAIAAGLTVPPLVALYFLKLRRQARLVPTTLLWKKAIEDLHVNAPFQRLRASLLLFLQLLALALAALALGQPMFQTAERHDETLILLVDQSASMNVMESDGRTRLDRAKEQAKRCIDNLGRNGRAMVIAFCDRAIVVAPFDNDRAALKRHIDSIEQTDSGTRLSEAISLAEAYAQNIIIGGTESGTDIPPERMESPATVFLFTDGRVEDAGDVTLQQFDLSKLRVTNVAERQDNVGIMSMNARRNYESPQILEVAASVKNFGPKSVTVDADLYIDGQNVDVKSLQLESARTVDGSVGVGESTADEGMDRSVAVVAFDDLEYEGGGVVEVQLRVDDGLAVDDRAWAVVDPPRRASVLLVDDGNEMLARALRVLNIRFAEMTPDEYESAPGETLADGDRSRFDLVVMDRHSTARLPRGNYFFWGGIPIIEGVRAEGKVTDEYIFNWDETHPMLRHVAVDSLEVGEWTRLKLPPETLNLIEGPSTPVLSYFTREGSQFLISAFSLIAEDETGRPVYNTYWGATTDFVVFMYNAVSQLSGALVATADRSLRPGQPASLPVPPRTDEVRILRPDRTIDPIPAGSYGMVYYARTRSAGIYQMEPGLPGADQFAVNLFNEIESDISPAPSVTIGAGRLSASASEVVVNRPAWRYLLLGLLLLILLEWVVYNRRIFV, from the coding sequence GTGAGTTTTCTGAACCCCTGGGCCATCGCCATCGCCGCCGGTCTTACGGTGCCCCCGTTGGTTGCGCTGTACTTTCTCAAGCTGCGTCGGCAGGCGCGGCTGGTGCCTACAACGCTGCTCTGGAAGAAGGCGATCGAGGACCTGCACGTCAACGCGCCGTTTCAGCGGCTGCGGGCGAGTCTGCTGCTTTTTCTCCAGTTGCTGGCGCTGGCCCTGGCGGCGCTGGCGCTGGGGCAGCCAATGTTTCAGACGGCCGAGCGTCATGACGAAACGCTTATTCTCCTGGTCGACCAGTCGGCGTCGATGAACGTGATGGAATCGGACGGACGAACGCGGCTGGACCGCGCCAAGGAGCAGGCGAAGCGCTGCATCGACAATCTCGGTCGCAACGGCCGGGCGATGGTGATTGCCTTCTGCGATCGCGCCATCGTTGTGGCGCCGTTCGACAACGACCGCGCAGCACTCAAGCGACATATCGACTCCATCGAGCAGACCGACAGCGGCACGCGGCTGAGCGAGGCGATCAGCCTGGCGGAGGCCTATGCCCAGAACATCATCATCGGAGGAACGGAGTCGGGGACGGACATTCCGCCGGAGCGGATGGAGTCACCCGCGACGGTGTTCCTTTTCACCGACGGGCGCGTCGAGGACGCCGGCGACGTGACGCTCCAGCAATTCGACTTGTCCAAGTTGCGTGTGACGAACGTCGCCGAGCGCCAGGACAACGTGGGAATCATGTCGATGAACGCCCGGCGGAACTATGAGTCTCCGCAGATTCTCGAAGTTGCCGCTTCCGTGAAGAACTTCGGCCCGAAGTCGGTTACCGTGGACGCCGACTTGTACATCGACGGTCAGAACGTGGACGTGAAGTCCTTGCAGTTGGAGTCCGCCCGCACGGTGGACGGGTCGGTGGGAGTAGGAGAATCCACCGCCGACGAGGGAATGGACCGCAGTGTCGCCGTCGTCGCTTTCGACGATCTTGAGTACGAAGGGGGCGGCGTCGTTGAGGTCCAGCTCCGCGTGGATGACGGTCTGGCCGTAGATGATCGTGCCTGGGCGGTGGTCGATCCTCCGCGCCGCGCGTCCGTGCTGTTGGTCGACGACGGCAACGAAATGCTCGCCCGCGCCTTGCGCGTGCTCAATATCCGCTTTGCGGAGATGACGCCGGACGAATACGAGTCGGCGCCGGGGGAAACGCTGGCCGATGGTGATCGCAGCCGCTTTGATCTCGTCGTGATGGATCGACACTCCACGGCGCGCTTGCCCCGCGGCAATTACTTCTTCTGGGGCGGGATCCCGATTATTGAGGGCGTACGGGCTGAGGGCAAGGTCACCGATGAGTATATTTTCAATTGGGATGAAACGCATCCCATGCTGCGCCACGTAGCGGTCGATTCGCTGGAGGTGGGAGAGTGGACGCGCCTAAAGCTTCCGCCGGAGACCCTGAATCTGATCGAGGGGCCCTCCACCCCCGTATTGAGCTACTTCACGCGCGAGGGCAGCCAGTTCCTGATCAGTGCGTTCAGCCTGATCGCCGAAGATGAGACGGGCCGGCCGGTGTACAACACCTACTGGGGGGCGACGACCGACTTTGTCGTCTTCATGTATAATGCCGTCAGCCAGCTTTCCGGGGCGCTAGTCGCCACCGCCGACCGCAGCCTGCGCCCAGGCCAGCCCGCGAGTCTTCCCGTGCCGCCTCGAACGGACGAGGTGCGAATCCTCCGGCCGGACAGGACGATTGATCCGATTCCGGCGGGCAGCTACGGAATGGTCTATTATGCGCGGACGCGCAGCGCCGGCATCTATCAGATGGAGCCGGGTTTGCCCGGGGCCGATCAGTTCGCAGTTAATCTGTTCAACGAGATCGAGAGTGACATCAGCCCGGCGCCAAGCGTGACCATCGGAGCGGGGCGACTGTCAGCGAGCGCGTCAGAGGTCGTCGTCAACCGCCCGGCTTGGCGGTATTTGCTGCTCGGTTTGCTGCTGCTCATCCTGTTGGAATGGGTGGTCTACAACAGGCGAATCTTCGTATAG
- a CDS encoding J domain-containing protein: MAPKRDYYEVLGVPKSASKEAIKRSYRELAKKYHPDRNPNDPSAEEKFKEVQQAYSVLSDAKKREEYDRFGEVGVGQWQTKPGGQRVYQWGPGHEVRQEDLEDLFSAIGGTGSGPSSIFEELFGTRRRGGRTRTRIRRPAPRGPDIEQGVTLTFDQAVHGATLTLRLQRPDNGRAETIDVRVPAGVEDGQKIRVRGHGGSSGGESGDLMLVCHVQPHPFFDRRGTDIHLETPISFAEAALGAKIEVPTIDGPTTVTIPPGTSGGTKLRLKGRGVPRKTGERGDQYLSIRIVAPSSSDPEIRKLMQKLKEHDRSDPRAGKGWK; encoded by the coding sequence ATGGCGCCCAAACGCGACTATTACGAAGTACTCGGCGTACCGAAATCCGCCTCCAAGGAAGCGATCAAGCGGTCCTATCGCGAGCTCGCCAAGAAGTATCATCCCGATCGTAACCCGAACGATCCGTCGGCTGAAGAGAAGTTCAAAGAGGTCCAGCAGGCCTACAGCGTGCTCAGCGACGCGAAGAAACGCGAGGAGTACGACCGCTTCGGCGAAGTCGGTGTGGGCCAGTGGCAGACCAAGCCCGGCGGCCAACGCGTGTACCAGTGGGGCCCCGGGCATGAGGTCCGCCAGGAGGACTTAGAGGATCTGTTTTCCGCAATTGGCGGCACGGGATCGGGTCCGTCGAGCATCTTCGAAGAGCTCTTCGGGACCCGACGGCGCGGAGGCCGCACACGGACCCGCATTCGCCGGCCTGCACCGCGCGGGCCCGACATCGAACAGGGCGTCACGTTGACGTTCGATCAAGCCGTGCACGGCGCCACCCTGACACTACGGCTCCAAAGGCCGGACAACGGTCGCGCGGAGACAATTGACGTACGCGTTCCGGCGGGCGTTGAGGACGGCCAGAAGATACGAGTACGCGGGCACGGAGGATCATCCGGGGGAGAATCCGGCGACCTGATGCTGGTTTGCCATGTTCAGCCGCATCCGTTTTTCGACCGGCGAGGCACAGATATCCACCTGGAAACGCCAATCTCGTTCGCGGAGGCGGCGCTGGGCGCCAAGATCGAAGTTCCCACCATCGACGGGCCGACGACGGTGACCATTCCGCCCGGCACCTCCGGCGGAACGAAGCTGCGACTCAAAGGGAGAGGCGTCCCAAGGAAGACGGGCGAGCGTGGTGATCAGTACCTCTCGATTCGTATCGTCGCACCGTCCTCTTCGGATCCCGAGATCCGGAAGCTCATGCAGAAACTGAAAGAACATGACCGATCCGATCCGAGAGCGGGGAAGGGGTGGAAGTAA
- a CDS encoding CvpA family protein, with protein sequence MIFSAIIVVLIFAVTLFQANQGMFSALLMAVFAICSAALSLGTYEWVAQHWVAPYLLPDYAYAISAALLFGVPLSILHTVAAQLIRRSPLLLGMIDRIGGGICGLVTGLIVTGMLAFCLQNLPFDGSIIGFERIPLPSKEKAEGGPEPKPPAVTAQSEIWLTPDRFAVGVGALMSAGVFSGDRLLAVDEPDLVTASGWVNAAHREVSRYAPPGSISIVRNEPVSFVYDYTPPQRVGRTEEPAKFEAKPPEPGHEFHAIRVRLSNEARDQRRSHVFTLRQFRLVGTDTSTDTPVQYFPIGIQQEDASQTMNRHIRTRQTRWGMWTVVNDPMEPRNDVPNEVEVLFEVPAGFRPTFLEYKRGARAPVSFSKASSGPKPGVETAPEAPTGSAAPSEGASSAGDTGTPEGDSRRRRRTTDASESSTTGGRVRGATAIEAAAFFSEDLPFPIKSYRSVKDLDVSRGKLVQGVVFGDVAAQESGNDREISRFNVPSDKRLLQLPTERLRARSGLGRALESVTSTVQNFTVEDDRGNRYEMVGKYAIADVNGKRYFEIQYFPEVRGSIGGIGPFQEIQDSHLTGDYQLVLLFLVDPGVKITAFSTGGSASRREDLSGENIVAPE encoded by the coding sequence ATGATTTTTTCAGCCATCATTGTCGTCCTGATCTTCGCCGTAACGCTGTTCCAGGCGAATCAGGGAATGTTCAGCGCGCTGCTGATGGCCGTATTCGCCATTTGCTCCGCGGCGCTCTCGCTGGGCACGTACGAGTGGGTCGCCCAGCATTGGGTGGCGCCCTATCTGCTGCCAGACTACGCCTACGCGATCTCGGCTGCGCTGCTCTTCGGAGTCCCGCTGAGCATCCTCCACACGGTTGCGGCGCAGCTCATCCGCCGCTCGCCGCTGCTGCTTGGCATGATCGATCGAATTGGTGGAGGTATCTGCGGGTTGGTCACCGGACTCATCGTGACAGGCATGCTCGCGTTCTGCCTCCAGAACCTGCCCTTTGACGGGTCGATCATCGGTTTCGAGCGCATTCCACTCCCCAGCAAGGAGAAAGCCGAGGGAGGGCCTGAACCGAAGCCTCCAGCAGTCACCGCCCAATCGGAAATCTGGTTAACGCCTGATCGATTTGCGGTCGGCGTCGGCGCGTTGATGTCCGCAGGTGTCTTCAGCGGCGATCGCTTGCTGGCGGTCGATGAGCCCGACCTCGTTACTGCGAGCGGGTGGGTCAATGCCGCGCATCGCGAGGTGTCCCGCTACGCCCCACCAGGGTCGATTTCCATTGTGCGCAACGAGCCCGTCTCGTTCGTCTACGACTACACGCCACCGCAGCGGGTAGGCCGCACGGAGGAACCCGCCAAGTTCGAAGCGAAGCCCCCGGAACCGGGTCACGAGTTCCACGCGATCCGCGTCCGCCTGTCGAATGAAGCCCGGGACCAGCGCAGGTCGCACGTTTTTACGCTTCGTCAGTTCCGCCTTGTCGGAACCGATACGAGTACGGACACGCCTGTGCAGTACTTCCCGATCGGCATTCAGCAGGAAGATGCGTCGCAGACAATGAATCGGCACATTCGCACGCGCCAGACGCGCTGGGGCATGTGGACGGTGGTCAACGATCCCATGGAACCCCGTAACGATGTTCCGAACGAGGTCGAGGTCCTATTCGAGGTTCCTGCAGGGTTCCGACCGACGTTTCTCGAATACAAGCGCGGGGCGCGGGCTCCGGTGTCTTTCTCCAAGGCTTCAAGCGGTCCCAAACCCGGAGTAGAAACGGCTCCTGAAGCGCCGACCGGTTCAGCCGCACCATCGGAGGGTGCCAGCTCCGCGGGCGACACCGGCACTCCGGAAGGTGATTCGCGTCGCCGCCGGCGCACAACGGATGCGAGCGAAAGCAGTACGACCGGTGGACGGGTGCGCGGCGCAACCGCGATCGAAGCCGCCGCGTTTTTCTCAGAGGATCTGCCGTTCCCCATCAAGTCCTACCGATCGGTCAAGGACCTTGATGTTTCCCGAGGAAAGCTGGTCCAGGGAGTCGTCTTCGGCGACGTAGCAGCGCAGGAATCGGGCAACGATCGGGAGATCAGCCGGTTCAACGTGCCGAGTGATAAGCGCCTGCTGCAATTGCCCACGGAGCGGCTGCGCGCCCGCAGCGGATTGGGGCGGGCTCTCGAATCAGTCACGTCCACCGTCCAGAACTTCACCGTCGAGGACGATCGAGGCAATCGTTACGAAATGGTCGGCAAGTATGCCATCGCCGATGTCAACGGAAAGCGGTACTTTGAGATTCAGTACTTCCCGGAAGTCCGAGGGTCGATTGGCGGTATCGGCCCGTTCCAGGAGATTCAGGACAGTCACCTGACCGGCGACTATCAGCTCGTATTGCTGTTCCTCGTCGATCCCGGCGTCAAGATCACGGCCTTCAGCACGGGAGGCTCGGCTTCGCGGCGAGAGGACCTCTCCGGCGAGAACATTGTCGCGCCCGAATAG
- a CDS encoding SDR family oxidoreductase, protein MNPAGKTALVTGSGRRVGRAIALELARSGCDVLVHYHRSASEAQGTAADVRALGRRAEAVCADLSKPDEWDPLVHQAVGLTGRLDVLVNNASIFPTDFPDTLESMNVGFWEQMLRVNLLAPVGLVRAAVPHLKASGGGVVINLLDISTAKPWSNHLAYCVSKGGLETATRALARALAPDVRVNGIAPGIAVFPESYGADLRERLAARVPIGRTGTPEDISRAARFLVESGDFVTGQVLRIDGGRSVA, encoded by the coding sequence TTGAATCCAGCAGGCAAGACAGCCTTGGTAACCGGATCCGGACGCCGCGTCGGCAGGGCCATCGCATTGGAACTGGCGCGATCCGGCTGCGATGTGCTCGTTCATTATCATCGCTCAGCGAGCGAGGCGCAAGGGACAGCGGCTGATGTGCGGGCCTTGGGACGCCGCGCCGAAGCAGTTTGCGCGGACCTTTCCAAGCCCGACGAATGGGATCCGCTCGTCCACCAAGCCGTCGGACTCACCGGCCGGCTCGATGTTCTGGTCAACAACGCCAGCATCTTTCCTACGGATTTCCCTGACACACTTGAATCGATGAACGTCGGCTTCTGGGAGCAGATGCTTCGCGTGAATCTGCTTGCACCCGTCGGACTGGTCCGAGCAGCCGTACCGCACCTCAAGGCCTCCGGTGGCGGTGTTGTCATCAACCTCCTGGACATCAGCACGGCCAAACCCTGGTCGAATCATCTGGCCTATTGCGTATCCAAGGGCGGCTTGGAGACGGCCACCCGGGCCCTGGCGCGGGCGCTGGCTCCGGATGTACGAGTCAATGGGATCGCACCTGGCATTGCCGTTTTTCCAGAAAGCTATGGTGCCGACCTCCGCGAGCGGCTTGCCGCGCGGGTCCCGATCGGCCGGACGGGGACGCCCGAGGACATCTCCCGGGCGGCACGGTTTCTCGTGGAAAGCGGGGACTTTGTCACCGGGCAGGTCCTTCGGATTGACGGGGGGCGATCCGTGGCCTAA
- the tadA gene encoding Flp pilus assembly complex ATPase component TadA, translated as MHMNHLATLAAVDTTIYVNPIKIAIVMILVVLWGMAVQWVDRDTDVVKTRREHWNLIVISGGFVGFIVLLVPPWRGWLFLGGLFSWLLIAGGALMAYVIHRNGRVVPAARVLTAAHVKRLMGGERKKAAASTKGMRIQISDSSGKFVGMPEDAETGAVFDKVQDLLYEVLWRRASMVDLIPGKEKYRLVYKVDGVVSEKPDGIPSGDAEQIIRYLKQIAGLNAEEIRRPQSGTIEAALLSHEGDVGKTEVKTSGTTVGERMQLRVQSHEKLLRLHELGLAAARLESIRKDILAKPTGLFIVAAPPEHGMTMTQYAVLRSHDAYMHNIHTLERRPLLELDNITQQRFDGANTDVNYARMLQTILRREPDIILVGECEDRETAMLAARAAAEDRKVYMGLSAKDTGDALEKLIKFVENPGLVAKALKGVIAERLVRTLCTECREAFQPDEATLKKLNLPAEKIERFYRPPTEPKVDRKGVEIVCQNCQGTGYRGRTGIFELMIVDDAVAGLIAQGAPINKIKAQCRKNKMYYLQEEGLLKVIDGTTSMNEILRVLRSADK; from the coding sequence ATGCACATGAATCACCTTGCGACACTGGCTGCCGTCGATACGACCATCTACGTCAACCCCATCAAGATCGCCATCGTCATGATCCTGGTGGTTCTCTGGGGCATGGCGGTGCAGTGGGTGGATCGTGACACCGACGTGGTCAAGACGCGTCGCGAACACTGGAACCTGATTGTCATCTCCGGCGGTTTCGTGGGGTTCATCGTGCTCCTCGTACCGCCCTGGCGAGGATGGCTGTTTCTTGGTGGGCTGTTCTCCTGGCTGCTGATCGCCGGGGGGGCGCTCATGGCGTATGTCATCCACCGCAACGGCCGTGTAGTGCCGGCGGCGCGCGTGCTGACTGCGGCGCACGTCAAGCGGCTCATGGGCGGTGAGCGGAAGAAGGCGGCGGCCAGCACGAAGGGCATGCGCATCCAGATTTCCGACAGCAGCGGGAAATTCGTGGGAATGCCGGAAGACGCCGAGACCGGTGCCGTCTTCGACAAGGTGCAGGACCTTCTTTACGAAGTGCTCTGGCGCCGGGCGTCGATGGTCGATCTCATCCCCGGCAAGGAAAAATATCGGCTGGTCTACAAGGTGGACGGGGTCGTCTCCGAAAAGCCGGACGGCATACCGTCGGGCGACGCGGAGCAGATCATTCGTTACCTGAAGCAAATTGCGGGACTGAACGCCGAGGAGATCCGCAGGCCGCAGAGCGGCACGATCGAGGCTGCGCTGTTGAGCCACGAAGGGGACGTGGGCAAGACGGAGGTGAAGACGTCGGGCACCACCGTCGGAGAGCGAATGCAGCTGCGCGTCCAGTCGCACGAGAAGCTTCTTCGCCTTCACGAACTGGGTCTGGCGGCTGCTCGGCTGGAGTCCATTCGGAAGGACATACTGGCCAAGCCGACGGGTTTGTTCATCGTCGCTGCGCCGCCGGAACATGGCATGACCATGACGCAGTACGCCGTGCTCCGCAGCCACGACGCCTACATGCACAATATCCACACGCTCGAACGACGTCCCCTGCTCGAATTGGACAATATCACGCAACAGAGATTCGACGGGGCGAATACCGACGTGAACTACGCCCGCATGCTCCAGACGATCCTCCGTCGCGAACCGGACATCATCCTGGTGGGCGAATGCGAGGACCGGGAGACGGCCATGCTCGCCGCGCGGGCCGCCGCGGAAGATCGCAAGGTCTACATGGGCCTGTCCGCCAAGGACACGGGCGACGCCTTGGAGAAGCTCATCAAGTTCGTGGAGAACCCGGGTCTGGTGGCCAAGGCACTGAAGGGTGTAATCGCCGAGCGTCTGGTTCGTACGCTCTGCACGGAATGCCGGGAAGCATTCCAGCCCGACGAGGCGACGCTGAAGAAGCTCAACCTGCCCGCGGAGAAAATCGAGCGCTTCTACCGCCCTCCCACGGAGCCCAAGGTCGATCGAAAGGGCGTCGAGATCGTCTGCCAGAACTGCCAGGGGACGGGCTATCGCGGGCGGACCGGCATTTTCGAGTTGATGATCGTTGACGACGCCGTGGCAGGTCTCATCGCCCAGGGTGCACCGATCAATAAGATCAAGGCCCAGTGCCGCAAGAACAAGATGTACTACCTGCAGGAGGAAGGCCTGCTCAAGGTCATCGACGGCACAACGAGCATGAACGAAATCCTCCGCGTCCTGCGGAGCGCGGACAAGTAG
- a CDS encoding NAD(P)/FAD-dependent oxidoreductase: MIPPANVIIIGAGAAGLATAIFAARANSALRIVLLEGARKPGAKILVSGGGRCNVTNRVVGPGDFFGGSAKFIGRVLAEFPAERAAAFFSELGVPLHEEEHGKLFPDSNSARTVLAALLGEVERLGGQVLCERRVVDVQREPDGFVVATVDETFRTPCVVLGTGGLSLPRTGSDGWGLELARRLGHTIVPTTPALAPLILEGDFHGGLSGVSQEVEITAHIGERRPVRIRGAMLWTHFGVSGPAAMNVSRIWHRAVEESAAVRLTVNNLPDDTFESAERMLLATVRDQPRVHLRNALAPILPGRFVDSLLGQLGLDGTTPMAHLSREHRRRLVHGLVEWPMPMQGTRGYGHAEVTAGGVSLSEVSPAMMESRKCQGLYLVGEILDVDGRIGGYNFQWAWSTGFVAGRALAAAKS, translated from the coding sequence GTGATTCCTCCGGCTAACGTCATCATCATCGGTGCGGGGGCGGCCGGGTTGGCGACGGCGATCTTCGCCGCCCGGGCCAATTCTGCGCTGCGGATTGTCTTGCTGGAGGGTGCCCGAAAACCGGGGGCGAAGATCCTGGTCAGCGGCGGGGGGCGGTGCAACGTCACAAACCGCGTTGTCGGTCCGGGTGACTTTTTCGGCGGGAGCGCCAAGTTCATCGGGCGGGTCCTCGCGGAATTTCCTGCGGAGCGAGCGGCTGCCTTCTTCTCCGAACTCGGCGTCCCTCTCCACGAGGAAGAGCACGGCAAGCTGTTCCCCGATTCCAACTCTGCAAGAACGGTGCTGGCTGCGTTGCTTGGTGAAGTCGAGCGGTTGGGCGGGCAAGTTCTGTGCGAGCGGCGTGTGGTCGACGTCCAACGTGAACCGGACGGGTTCGTCGTTGCGACTGTTGATGAGACATTTCGCACGCCGTGCGTGGTGCTTGGCACGGGCGGACTCTCATTGCCCAGGACCGGTAGTGATGGGTGGGGGCTGGAGCTCGCCCGGCGGCTTGGACACACGATCGTTCCGACAACGCCGGCGCTGGCACCGCTTATCCTGGAGGGCGATTTCCACGGCGGACTTTCCGGCGTATCGCAGGAGGTGGAGATTACGGCGCACATTGGGGAGCGCAGGCCGGTCCGCATCCGCGGGGCGATGCTTTGGACCCACTTTGGGGTGAGTGGACCGGCCGCGATGAACGTGTCCCGAATCTGGCACCGCGCGGTCGAGGAGAGCGCGGCCGTGCGGCTGACGGTGAACAACCTGCCGGACGATACGTTCGAGTCGGCTGAGCGCATGTTACTCGCGACCGTGCGGGATCAGCCGCGCGTCCATTTGCGGAACGCGCTGGCGCCGATACTGCCAGGTCGATTCGTCGATTCGTTGCTGGGACAGCTGGGGCTCGACGGGACCACGCCGATGGCCCATCTTTCGCGTGAACACCGGCGGCGCCTGGTCCACGGGCTGGTGGAATGGCCCATGCCGATGCAGGGGACTCGCGGCTACGGACACGCGGAGGTCACGGCGGGCGGTGTCTCGTTGAGTGAGGTCAGCCCGGCGATGATGGAATCGCGGAAATGTCAGGGTCTGTATCTCGTTGGGGAAATCCTCGACGTGGACGGGCGAATCGGGGGGTACAACTTCCAGTGGGCGTGGTCGACGGGATTTGTCGCCGGGCGGGCGCTGGCGGCGGCGAAATCGTGA
- a CDS encoding DUF58 domain-containing protein: MPGTVQHELLSPEFLTRLDQLALVSRKILAGKMRGERLTKRRGQSVEFADHRNYVVGDDLRFLDWNIYARLERLFIKLFLEEEDLHVSILFDMSRSMDWGDPHKGLYARRVAAAVAYIGLVNFDRVSLYGYSEGLMYELGGIRGRRMIAKVADFLQRVEYEGSSQLAAAGRQFAIRNPRPGIVLLVSDFFEKGGYEEGLRFLLARKYDIYALQVLSPEEVDPPLVGDLKLTDVEDGDEAEVTVTRALLNRYKRNLEAYCGELREYCAARGITYMFSETKVPFDQVVLSYFRTRGLIR; this comes from the coding sequence ATGCCCGGCACGGTACAGCATGAGCTTCTTTCGCCTGAGTTTCTCACCCGGCTGGATCAGCTCGCCCTGGTCAGCCGGAAGATTCTCGCGGGAAAGATGCGCGGGGAGCGGCTGACCAAGCGTCGCGGGCAGTCCGTGGAGTTCGCCGACCACCGCAACTATGTCGTCGGCGACGACCTGCGTTTTCTCGACTGGAACATTTACGCCCGCCTCGAAAGACTGTTCATCAAGCTGTTTCTGGAGGAAGAGGATTTGCACGTCAGCATCCTCTTCGACATGTCGCGGAGCATGGACTGGGGCGATCCACACAAGGGGTTGTACGCCCGCCGAGTTGCGGCGGCCGTCGCCTATATCGGGTTGGTGAACTTCGACCGGGTCAGCCTGTACGGGTACTCCGAGGGTCTCATGTACGAATTGGGCGGTATTCGCGGGCGGCGAATGATCGCCAAGGTTGCCGATTTTCTCCAACGCGTCGAGTACGAGGGATCGAGTCAACTGGCTGCGGCGGGTCGGCAATTCGCGATACGAAACCCTCGGCCGGGGATCGTCCTGCTGGTCAGCGATTTCTTCGAGAAGGGCGGATACGAGGAAGGTCTCCGCTTCCTGCTGGCTCGCAAATACGACATCTACGCTTTGCAGGTGCTCAGCCCGGAGGAGGTCGATCCGCCGCTGGTGGGCGATCTCAAGCTGACCGACGTGGAGGACGGTGACGAGGCCGAGGTGACCGTCACCCGGGCGCTGCTAAATCGCTACAAGCGAAATCTCGAGGCGTACTGTGGCGAGCTGCGCGAGTATTGTGCTGCGCGGGGTATCACATACATGTTCTCGGAGACGAAGGTGCCGTTCGATCAGGTCGTGCTTTCGTACTTCCGTACGCGAGGGCTGATCCGGTGA
- a CDS encoding PilT/PilU family type 4a pilus ATPase, with product MTKHKASDLHLKAETPAKFRIQGVIRNVDAKSLASADIESLVFEIMDEAQVELFRKKGSLDFAYQLTGGDRFRINIFRQRGKTSLAARRVPKDILSVKELNLPESLLELAQLHQGLILFAGITGSGKSTSIAAIIEQINRTRACHIMTIEDPIEFLYNDKKAFVNQREVGLDVPDFHDALKDMMREDPDVILIGEMRDEETVGAALAAAETGHLVMGTIHSSSTGATISRILDLFPEESRSQVRTSLVFNLQAIVCLKLLPGLRADIPRVPCCEIMLMNGTIRKLIAEERENEIGAVIRNSYHEGMIDFTESLRRLTEAELISAKTAYTAAPNPDELKMRFKGISVIGGGIIG from the coding sequence ATGACCAAGCACAAGGCGTCGGACCTTCACCTCAAAGCGGAGACCCCCGCCAAATTCCGTATCCAAGGCGTGATACGAAACGTCGACGCCAAGTCCCTCGCCAGCGCGGATATCGAATCATTGGTCTTTGAGATCATGGACGAGGCGCAAGTCGAGCTGTTCAGAAAGAAAGGCTCCCTGGATTTTGCCTACCAGCTTACCGGTGGCGATCGCTTCCGGATTAACATCTTCCGGCAGCGGGGGAAGACGTCACTGGCCGCCCGCCGGGTCCCCAAGGACATCCTCAGCGTGAAGGAGTTGAACCTCCCGGAGTCGCTGCTCGAGCTGGCCCAGCTTCACCAGGGGCTGATTTTGTTCGCCGGAATCACGGGCAGCGGCAAAAGCACGAGCATCGCGGCCATCATCGAGCAGATCAACCGGACCCGGGCCTGCCACATCATGACCATCGAGGATCCCATCGAGTTCCTCTACAACGACAAGAAGGCATTCGTGAACCAACGCGAGGTCGGGCTGGACGTTCCGGATTTCCATGACGCCCTCAAAGACATGATGCGGGAGGACCCCGACGTCATTCTGATCGGCGAAATGCGGGACGAGGAAACCGTGGGAGCGGCTTTGGCCGCGGCGGAAACCGGCCACCTGGTCATGGGAACGATTCACTCCTCCAGTACCGGTGCGACCATCAGCCGCATTCTGGACCTGTTTCCCGAGGAGTCCCGTTCCCAGGTCCGCACATCGCTGGTGTTCAACCTCCAGGCGATCGTGTGCCTGAAGCTGCTGCCCGGCTTGCGTGCGGACATCCCGCGCGTACCCTGCTGTGAAATCATGCTGATGAACGGTACGATCCGCAAGCTGATCGCGGAGGAGCGGGAGAACGAAATTGGCGCCGTGATCCGCAACTCGTACCATGAAGGTATGATCGACTTTACGGAGTCGTTGCGTCGCCTGACGGAGGCCGAGTTGATTTCGGCCAAGACGGCGTACACCGCCGCTCCCAACCCGGACGAACTGAAGATGCGCTTCAAGGGCATCTCGGTGATCGGGGGAGGCATTATCGGCTAG